A window of uncultured Litoreibacter sp. contains these coding sequences:
- the mobB gene encoding molybdopterin-guanine dinucleotide biosynthesis protein B, translated as MKVFGVTGWKNSGKTGLMERLVAEFVSRGLTVSTLKHAHHSFDVDRPGKDSDRHRVAGAHQVLLSSSNRWALMTELRGADEPPLAELLAKLSPVDLVLVEGYKRDRHPKIEAHRGETGQPLIAPGDPTIRAVASDEELPDLDIPVIDLDDTTGIANFIAGQLEL; from the coding sequence ATGAAGGTTTTCGGCGTCACCGGCTGGAAGAATTCCGGCAAAACCGGTCTGATGGAGCGGCTGGTGGCGGAGTTCGTGTCACGTGGCCTGACCGTTTCGACCCTGAAACACGCCCATCACAGCTTTGACGTGGACCGCCCCGGCAAGGACAGTGACCGGCACCGGGTCGCGGGCGCGCATCAGGTGTTGCTATCCTCGTCCAACCGCTGGGCCCTGATGACCGAGCTGCGCGGGGCGGATGAGCCGCCTCTGGCAGAATTGTTGGCGAAATTGTCACCGGTCGATCTTGTGCTGGTAGAGGGCTACAAACGCGACCGGCACCCCAAGATCGAGGCGCATCGCGGCGAGACCGGCCAGCCGCTGATTGCCCCGGGCGACCCCACGATCCGGGCCGTCGCCAGCGACGAGGAACTTCCTGATCTGGACATCCCTGTGATTGATCTCGATGACACCACCGGCATTGCCAATTTCATCGCGGGGCAGCTGGAATTATGA
- a CDS encoding molybdopterin guanine dinucleotide synthesis: MSLFDTYIMVDWSGGNDAGPTPRKDAIWACIARGGVTETPVYLRNREVAETWLTEMIADEIGAGRRVCAGFDFPFGYPRGFGAALTGSNDPLALWDWFADHIEDAPEGNNRCQVASDINALLEGVGPYWGNPYPTRDFAHLPRKGLARSNRDFPEKRAVEELAKGSFTCWQLSGAGAVGSQVMMGLPVLARLRHRFSGQVAAWPFEVLDRPVALVEIWPSLIAGAVARDMRAGEIKDAAQVRVLAGAVARLDAKGALEPLLRAGTAGDREGWILGVGFEAQLERAATGEVYA; this comes from the coding sequence ATGAGCCTGTTTGACACCTATATCATGGTCGACTGGTCAGGCGGCAACGACGCGGGACCGACCCCCAGAAAGGATGCCATTTGGGCCTGCATCGCGCGGGGCGGAGTGACAGAAACGCCGGTCTATTTGCGCAACCGCGAGGTGGCGGAGACGTGGCTGACAGAAATGATCGCTGACGAGATTGGTGCTGGCCGGCGCGTGTGCGCGGGCTTTGACTTCCCCTTCGGCTATCCACGGGGCTTTGGCGCGGCGCTCACCGGTTCGAACGATCCGCTGGCCTTGTGGGACTGGTTCGCGGACCACATCGAGGACGCGCCGGAGGGCAACAACCGTTGCCAGGTGGCCTCGGACATTAATGCTTTACTTGAAGGGGTTGGCCCGTATTGGGGCAACCCGTACCCGACCCGGGACTTCGCACATTTGCCCCGCAAGGGGCTGGCGCGCAGCAACCGGGACTTCCCGGAGAAACGTGCTGTTGAAGAACTGGCCAAGGGCAGTTTTACCTGTTGGCAGTTGTCAGGTGCGGGGGCCGTGGGCTCTCAGGTGATGATGGGGCTGCCGGTGCTGGCACGGCTGCGTCACCGGTTTTCAGGTCAGGTCGCGGCCTGGCCGTTTGAGGTTCTGGACCGCCCCGTGGCACTTGTTGAGATCTGGCCGTCCCTGATTGCCGGCGCGGTTGCACGGGACATGCGCGCGGGCGAGATCAAGGACGCCGCTCAGGTCCGGGTGCTGGCAGGCGCCGTTGCGCGGCTGGATGCGAAAGGCGCGTTAGAGCCGCTGTTGCGCGCCGGCACGGCGGGCGACCGCGAGGGGTGGATTTTGGGCGTGGGTTTCGAGGCGCAGCTGGAACGGGCCGCGACGGGAGAGGTCTATGCCTGA
- the mobA gene encoding molybdenum cofactor guanylyltransferase MobA, translated as MQQPAGVILAGGQSRRMGGGDKGMLRLGGQTLLERVTERLEPQVAELALNANGNPARFGTALPVVADSIDGFAGPLAGVLAGMDWAASRGHSHIVTAAADTPFFPCDLVPYLMLAAETAPIALAATPDPERGMSRHPTFGLWPVDLRDDLRAALEDGVRKVVQWTDRHGMALAEFGVTPFDPFFNVNTPDDMAQAEAYLA; from the coding sequence ATGCAGCAACCCGCGGGTGTAATTCTGGCAGGCGGCCAATCGCGCCGCATGGGCGGCGGCGACAAAGGGATGCTGCGCCTTGGCGGGCAGACCCTGCTGGAGCGCGTCACCGAAAGGTTGGAGCCGCAGGTGGCAGAGCTGGCGCTGAACGCCAATGGCAACCCCGCCCGGTTCGGCACCGCGCTGCCGGTGGTTGCAGATAGTATCGACGGCTTTGCGGGTCCATTGGCGGGCGTGCTGGCCGGCATGGACTGGGCCGCCTCACGTGGCCACAGCCATATCGTCACCGCCGCCGCCGACACGCCGTTTTTTCCCTGCGATCTGGTGCCGTATTTGATGCTGGCGGCGGAAACCGCCCCTATTGCTTTGGCGGCCACGCCGGACCCGGAACGGGGCATGTCGCGCCACCCGACCTTCGGGCTATGGCCAGTGGACCTACGCGACGACCTGCGTGCCGCGCTAGAAGATGGCGTGCGCAAGGTGGTGCAATGGACCGACCGGCATGGCATGGCGCTGGCCGAGTTCGGGGTCACGCCGTTTGACCCGTTCTTCAACGTCAACACGCCGGATGACATGGCGCAGGCGGAGGCGTATCTGGCATGA